gggtgcctggtgtcctctgccagcgtccagaagttgttttgtggaagttgctcagaaTTCAAATGAACTTCTgatgaattttggggggagaaagtggtctccccgtcctattcctcgaCATCTTATGACCTTCCCCACCGTAGTGAGGAATTTTGagtgccctcagttcagttcagttcaaacgttcagttgtgtctgactctttgcaacccatgcactgcagattgccaggcctccttgtcaatcaccaactcccaggatttacgcaatctcatgtccattgagtcagtgatgccatccaattgtatcatcctttgttgtccccttctcctcctatcttcgacctttcccagcattagggacttttcaaatgaaacggctctttgcatcaggtgatctaagaattggagtttcagcttcaacatcagtccttccatgatggactggttggatcacctttcagtccaagggactctcaagagtcttccccaacaccacagttcaaaagcatcaattcctcagcactcagctttctttatggtccaactttcacatccattcatgactactggaaaaatcatagccttggcGAGACTGagatttgttggcaaagtaatgtctctgctttttaatatgctgtctaggttggtcataatttttcttccaaggagtaagtgtctttttatttcatagctgcagtaaccatctgcagtgattttggagcaccccccacccacccaaaaaataaaataaaatcttccactgtttctctgtctgtttgccatggagtgatgggacaggatgtcattatcttagttttctgaatgtttagctttaagccaacttttcactctcctctttcactttcatcaagaggctttttagttcctctttactttctgccataagggtgatgtcatttgtatatctgaggttattgatacttctcccagcaatcttgattccagcttgtgcttcttccaggccagtgtttctcatgatgtacacggcatataagttaaataagtaagctgaaaatatacagccttgacatactccttttgctatttggaaccagtctgttgttctatgtccagttctaactgtatcatcctgacctgcatacagatatctcaagaggtaggtcaggtggtctggaattttcatcactttcagaattttccacagtttattgtaatccacacagtcaaaggctttggcataatcaataaagcagaaatagatatttttctggaactcccttacttttttgatgatgcagcgTATCTTGACAGTATGATCtgtgattcctctgtcttttttaaaaccagcttgaacatctggaagttcatggttcatgtattgttgaagcctggcctggaaaattttgagcattactttattagtgtgtgagacgagtgcaactgtgtggtagtttgagatttctttggcattgcctttcttaaggattggaatggaaactgacttttccagtcctgtggccactgctgagttttccaaatttgctgacatattgagtgcagcactttcatagcatcatcttttaagatttgaaatagctcaactggaattccatcacctccaccagctttgttcatagtgatgcttcctaaggcccacttgacttcacattccaggatgtcttgctctaggtgagtgatcacaccatcgtgattatctgggtcattatgatcatttttgtacagttcttctgtgtattcttgcacctctttttaatatcttctgcttctgttaggtccatacaatttctgtcctttattgagcccatcattgcatgaaattttcccttggtatctctaattttcttgaagagatctctagtctttcccattctattgttttcctctatttctttgctctgatcactcaggaaggctttcttatctctccttgctattctttggaactctgcattcatatgggtgtatctttccttttctcctttgctttttgcttctcttcttttcccagctatttgtaaggcctcctcagacagccattttgcttttttgcatttctttctcttgaggatggtcttgctcactgtctcctgtacaatgtcatgaacctccatccatagttcatcaggcactctgtctatcagatctagtcccttgaatctatttgtcacttccactgtataatcgttaaggatatgatttaggtcatacctgaatggtctagtggttttccctactttcttcagtttaagtctgaatttggcaataaggagatcatgatctgacTGCTCTTAAGTGCTCTCCTCCACATAGTGTAGTCCCAAGCCCCTGAGGCTCACCCCAGACACAAATGGTAGAAAAGAGAGAATCTGAGTTTGTCCTAGACATCAGACATGTGGGGTCTCTGCCAACAGCAACCAGTTCCCCCACACCCACTGGGCATTGAGGAGTCAATTCACATCTGATGCTAAATTCTCAGAAGTGATCCAGACCCCAAAGGATTAGGGCACCATACCTAAGGCCTGACCATGCTTCAAGAGTTGATCACAAGCCCTGTGGTCACTTACACATGTAAAAAACTGGCTATAAATTCAGAGATCGCTTCAATGTTGAAAAAATTATCCAAACCACTCACTGAATTCAGATAAGCCCTTTACATACTGTCCCAAGTCATTATCAATGATAAGACTCAGGGACTGCAAAATGGAGGAGAAGATAAGgcaaagagggaggaggaaaagccGAGTCTCCACGCCATCTCAGGACATGCCTCCTTACAAACCCTTGATGATATCACCTCCCTTGAAGCTCTCTGAATCTAGTGTTGATGGGTTTTAATTGAGGATTGGAAGGAGGCAATTTGATGGAATCTTTGGCCATTGTTAATGGAACTCAGTATCAGTACTCACTCCTCTCCCCAGAGGGACTGGGGACTGATCACTTAACCCTCTAATCATCTGATGGCATGTTCTGGATCCAGGCGCACACAGACACTAAGTCCTCATCCTCCACTGATCTCATTTCTTATAGAAAGACAATAAAATCTAAGAGTTTTAGGAGCCCTGGGGCATGAACTGGAGCAAGGATCAACTATGGATCTTTTTACTATTCTAAAGTGGGGTTTAGGGACAGGGTAAAGACTAGGAATAGACAGTCTCAGAGATAAAGTTCAttattctgtaaaatgaggtgacatatttttattaaaagcagaACACATAATGATGCTTTTTGAGAGTCAAGAAATGTCCCTAGAGTTCAACTGCTCACTTCCCAGAAGAAATCCAGAGAGGGCTGGCAGCATCCACCATGCCCCTCTTCCCACCACTTCCATGCACTCCCCTCCTTTCCCTCCGATCTGTAGAGGAGAGGTGAGCTGGGACTTGCTCTGGGCCTTGTTGCTTGTTTCACCTCAGGGATTCTGCCCAGCCCAGCATGGTGCCCAGGAAAAGGAGCAGGGCAGCACAAAAGCAAAGTCTGCTCATGTTTGTGACATTGCAGAAGGGTATCTATTGAAAATGGGTGCCGGCAGATCAGTTTATATCCCAGCAGATGGGTTAGAACAGGTGAGAAGGAGGGGAGTGAGGAAACGGAGGATTTGGGGTCAGTCATGTACAACATGTAATCTCCCCAGCTTCCGTTGTCCTGTTTCTGCCTGTATGTGCATATCTGCTGTGTCACTCAGTATGGTCTGACTCTGAgattcccatggactatagctcaccaggctctttgtCCTGTTTCTGTCTGGTGGGGCCAAATGCCAAGTACCTCGATTCTCAACCTTGACGCTGTATATGGTCTTGTAAAAACAGAATGTGATTCTAACAGTGGAATTTTGTCCAATATGGTCCACAAGGAGCATCCCAGCACCTAGAGCAGCACATGGCATTGGATGGTCAGTGAGTGGATGAGAGCAGATCAAAAGACAAGTAAGTTAACAGTAGTGTGTTTGCTCAGGTCCTCCTTTACAGACTCATGCAGGTGTCATCACACTTGGGTGTCAATGCCCCCCCTCTTACATTAACCCCACCTTCTTCAGAAGACAGGTATGACACAGGTAAGCTATCAGCATCTCTTCTGGACAGACACCAGGTCTTTACCTGCCACTGGCCCAGGCAGACGTTGAGCTGGGGGAAGAGCATCTCCATCTGGGGCACACACCCTGATATTCTGGGTAGGAAAAAAGTAAGAGGAATGGGCAAAAGGGAGGAAGAGACAAACATCTCCAGAGCTGACCATACACTGCCCCTCACCTGGTTTCAAAACAGGAGAGCTGCCTCCCTGCATGGATCTCAGGCACTGGAGTGGATCTCAGGGACCTTGGAAGATCACTGCCACACTACCCCACCACAACTGCGGACTCTGCACCAGTGGTTCTTAGGACAGAGGACCTGGTTCGAGTCCCAGTTCTTTCTTTTGCTAACTCTGTGATCTGGGGTCTTATTTTATAACTAAAGTAAGCAAAGCTCAGAGATGTTGAGAATTTGCCAGAGATTTCAAGGAAGGGGAGTAAGAGCACCAGCACCCTGCGTGCtctcattcatttaaatataCTATTTGCTGAGGTTCCCCAAGTCAAACTTCACCGATCCGAATTGAAACAGATACTGTCTGTTCTCCAGATGCATCCATCCTAAATCTTTCTAGAAGCACAGCAGGAAAATATCATCAAAGTCCCTTTACTCCCAAGTAGAAAATGAATACAGCAGATAAGTGCCATCTCTATGTTGCCATTCTCTTCCTTGAAGGATTGTTAGCATGATTAATAGAATAATGCAGGCAAAACGCTTACACAGAGCCTGGGATACTAAATGGTAATTGCCCTTCTTTAACAAAAGTaagaagccccctccccacctgtgACTTCAGGGAATCGGATTCCTTAGAAAAGTGGCAACTGAGCCTCATACCCATTCTCCTTCTGAGAGTACAGGAGGAAAACCTGCCCCCAAATTTTACTTAACttagaagaaaggaatgaaagcTCATGTGCAGATGTCTGTCTAACAGGGTTCTGTGTAGCTTAAGGTGGCTATTAAGTGGTCAATTATGCTGTAATGGGTTGCTTCCTATACCCGTAAGAGCAGTCTCTGGACAGTGAAACAGGAAGTGTCCACTGTCTGCAGAAGAGTTAGAAGTACCAAAATTCCCATGGACACTATTGGTTAAGGTTTGTAGTTTCAAGCAACAGACTCCACTCCAGTCAGGTTAACTTATAATATGCATTTATTGAAACaaattattgaattatttatttaaaattcattattattgaaatataagCCACAGTGTTTGAAGCTCCGGAAAGGAAAATTGCAACATCATTGTGGGGTCACGGAGCTTCTTTATTGCAAACTTCTCTCATTACTGATTCTGAGAACTGGATGCAAGAAATTCTACATTCAACACCCACAAAGAGAGCAATGATGGTGAGGAGGGGGATGAAGCTGAGGATGCAGTGAGGATATGAGTTAAGACAAAATCCTGCATCAAACTGCAGGCTCTATAGTTACTCTGGTCATGAGGAATGTGCTATTACATTCCCTTATTTCTTCCTCAAATAATTAGGAACTGTCTACTTGGTGCCAGGAACTGAGCTAAATGCTAGGAATAAAGGGAAGACATTCTCATGGTGCTGAAAGCCAGCTAGATGAGACAGAATTAGACATGTTGACCAATAGAGGACAGGAAATAGATAGGTTCTGCTGAGGAAGATAGGGGAGAGAAGGACTGAGAGAGACTGAACAGTTTCAGAAGCAGCCATGGCCCAGCCCTGCAGGGGTCCTTCTCAGACGTCACATTTTCTGGGAACCACTCTTCACGTGTCCTCtgcaaaaagaaaggaacttGTTGAGTGCTATCATTGTATCCCCAGACGTGGACACCCATCATCTTAGCAGAGCCTAGATTTTACAAAAAGTATGAAAGCGTATTCCTCATGACCTGAATGCCCAACCAGAAGGAGGTGAGTTTCCCATGCCAAGGCCAGGCGATCAGGAGCCCTGCAGACCTGCCCTGGAGAGTGGTTGATTCAGTATTCATATCTAAGATGGAGGAGCATGTGATTAGGCTTAGATTGTCATAAAAAGCATCTCGCTTTGACCTGCCACGCTGACTCCTGGAGAACTTGCTCAGTGTGTGGTTTCACAGGACACTGCCCCCTCTTCTACCGGGAAGCATTAAGGAGGAAGACACTGTGCAGGTTTGACTGGTGAGTGGTCCCCTGAgctccacctccttccccagtcCATCCCCTCCCCCTGTGCCCTGCCCCCTGTCTTACCACAGGGATACTGTCACTAGACAGCAGGTCACTATGCAGTCCGATAGTGTCTGGAAGTTGTTCTTGTTCCCTTCGCAGCCGCCATATACAAATGGCTCACAGTAGCCGGTCTTGGCATTGTAGAAGTACCTGGTCATCTGGTCCTTGCAGGGACCCTTTAACTCAGGCTTCAGGCAGAATTCAGGCTTAGAAGCTGCTGGGAAAGGAGGGGCAATGGCTCAGTTATGAAGACGGACATCATAGCTCGTACAAGGACAACAGCTAGAACTGCCAATTTGTTTGCAATAGAGAATGCTAGGTTTTGGAGGATGGTCAGATGGAAAAGGCCATTTGAAAACCTTCTTTCTGGGACAGAATTAGGAATGTTGCTAGAGGTGACATGATATACTAATTATGTTCAATTATATATCTCctcatgaaatattttaacaaaaattggTATAAGGCCTTTGCTTAACCTAAGAAACttctaagggacttccctggtgggcccctggttaagaatccacctttgaGTGCAGGAGTCCAGGGTCCAATCCCTTTGTAAGAGAATTAAAGTCCCACATCCTTCGGGACATCTAAGTCAGCAGGCCACAGCTGCTGAGTTTGTGCCCTGCAGCTAACACCAAAAGCACCACATAAATgctcaaaaaaagaaatacacaactCTATAGCAacgaaacagttagaactggacatggaacaacagcctggttccaaataggaaaaggagtacgtcaaggctgtatattgtcatcctgcttatttaacttaatacagactacatcatgagaaatgctgtgctggatgaagcacaagctggaatcaagattgctgggagaatatcaataacctcagaaatgcagatgataccacccttatggcagaaagtgaagaagaaataaaaagccccttgatgaaagtgaaagaggagagtgaaaaagttggcttaaagctcaacattcagaaaactaagatcatgacatccggtcccatcacttcatggaaaaaaaagatggggaaacagtgaaagactttattttgagggagtccaaaatcactgcagatggtgattgcagccatgaaacaaaaagatgcttgctccttggaaggaaagttatgaccaacctagacagcatattaaaaagcagagatattactttgccaacaaaggtctatctcatcaaggtatggtttttccagtagtcatgtatggatgtgagagttggactataaagaaagctgagcgccaaagaattgatgcttttgaactgtggtgttggagaagactcttgagagtcccttggatagcaaggggatccaatcagtccatcctaaaggaaatcagtccggaatattcatcagaaggactgattttgaagctgaaactccaatactttagccacctgatgtgaagagctgactcatttgaaaagaccctgatgctggaaaagattgaaggcagaaggagaaggggacaacagaggatgaggtggttggatggcatcaccaaccaaCACAACATAAgtttgtgtggactctgggagctggggatggacaaggaggcctggcatgctgcagttcatggagtgcaaagagtcggacacaactgagcgactgaactgatggcaaCAAAAAGAGGTCACCGGTAAAAATCATTCCTTATATGTCAATAATTACTGTGTCTGGGTACCTGGGTTTTATAATACTGTTCTCTGCACCTTTGTATATGGTAAAAACATTCCACCACGAATAAAAAAATGTGAAGCAATCatgccataatggaaaagagcatGTAGAAAATGTACCAGTCTGTTTACTTCTGATCCATCAGGAGGACTGAATAAATTGAATGTTAAACTATCAATATGTTGATACTGTGATTATAAGAAGACATatatgtggtttgtttttttcatccttttcctgACACAGAGTTGCTAAAACTCTTGATGTTTCTCTTCTGATGAGAACAATTAAAGTGTCTTCTGGTATGTGaagacagtgattttggaaaggCCATCACAAACCAGAATGGGCTCTTATTGCACAGGAAAGGACTGTCTACAGGGCGGTGGGCACTTTCATTCCCACCCTCCACCGTGGTCTTCTATCTACCATCCCTTTGCCTTCCCTCAACCTCAGGGAGGATAATGGAGCTGTCTGTTGAAAAGTCTCCCATGGCAAATGATTTAATGCATCATGACTAGGTAATTAAGAGTCCCCAGAAACTTCAACAGAGCAAGACAATATGTTATTggagagacctgggctccatccagGGAACAACATAGGTCACACTCCATGTGGACCACTGCAGCAGCCTGCTCGCTGGGCACTGGGTCTCTGTCTCTGCTCTTTGCCCCCTAGAGGACACTCTGTGCACTGCAGCCTCAGAGATCCTGTTATTGAGCCCTGTCCCATTGCTCCCAAGACCACCTCCTCAGTGACTCCCCTTTTCTCTGAGAATCAAACTCTGATTCTCATAAaggcccacaaggctcctcatGACCTTCCCCCATGACATCTCTGCCTCATCCCCTTccactcccctctcctccactcaCTCAGCTCCAGCCACCCTAGACCTAGCTGCTGCTCAAACCGACCAGGCATGTTATTTCTGCAGCCTCTGCTCAATGCCTCCTTATCACGGGTTTCCCTGAAACTGTAGAGTTAAGGCACAGCATCCTTTTTAAGCACTACTCCCTATGTTCTAAAAACTTATAACCTACCGTCGGATATCTCCTCTTTGCTATTATTTGTCTCTCTACTACAAGACAAGCTATATTGCCATATTTTTTCACAGCTGTTTCTCCACCCCAAGAACAATGCATTGTAGGGACATAATAACTCCCATTGTCATTCTCTCCACAGGTGCACAGTCATCACATAGAATGGATataattgatttccttttagtaaaaaaaatcaccttaatGATGGGACATATCTACATAATGGTTAATGTCCCACTAACATTCAGTCTCCTTACAGGATAGTAAAATGGTCTGTATGGGTTATCATTAATCTGAAAACCTGTCTGAAACCAACTATCTGTGGACTTTTATGGAGACTTTCAATAAATAGCCATATTGACTGCGTTAGTGGCCATTGCTGATTGATCTCAATCTCAGAGTCTTCCCTCCTCTCTAGAGGTGCTGGCAAGAAAGTGGTGAAATTTCCAACCTCTAAATGGGTGTTTGAGTTTTTTGGAGGATGAGCCCAGACCTGAAGATTTCCTAGGTTGATTTCCCTGAGTGGTCTCGTGACttcacaaagaaaggaaattctgggAGGTTCAGGAGGCCTGGGCAATGAAGCAGGACAAGGATCAAATATGGATCAAAtgtatgaataataaaataatgtcaaaagAGGACAAGTAAAGGGCCTGGAGACTTTACTCATGTTGTCTCAGCCTAGATCCCATGAGACAGGGACTGTGTTTGTTGTGTTCCTGCAGTTGCTCTGCTCAGTGGTCCTATGTCTTTCTGATTTTAATAATAGAGGAATAATCACTACTTGACATATCAATATTGTTTCTTGACCAAAGGAGATGAAGATCATGTTCTTCATGTTATCACACTGGTGGGAAATAAACAAAACTGGTCATGAAATGTGAATAGATTATTTATATTCATGACTGATAATCAAAgaatgcttgtatatttttcccCTAGTCAGATGAAGAAATCGCAGATGACTCGCCCGAGGACACAGAGCATAGGGGTGGTAGAGTCAGGACAAGATACTATGACGTCATAACCCATCTGATACAATACCTGATTCTACCAGGAATTCTGAAGATACCATTTATTTGTAAGGGTTTCTGGATGCAGTGTCCTACTTTCATTACTTCCCTGTCTGCAAACCGCACCTAAGCTCCCAAATCACAGCAGAGAGTGAGTCTGGGTTTCCCTTGACACCAAATATGTGGTGTCTCTACCAACATCAACCAATTCCCCAAACCACTCCCTGGGTGTCCCCCAGTCACTTGACATCTGTGCAGTTAGTTCAGATCCCGCCCATTGAGGGATCATAACCGTCCTCAGTTTAGCACCAACCATGTGGTCCAAAGCTACTTATGCTTGTGATCAAATGGCTAAAATTAGGATTTTCCATGACCACAACTCCATGTTCAATAGCTGAATGGAACTGACAACCAAACTTAGGAAAACCCTTACTGACTGTTCTCAGATTAATAGACTTGAAAATTCACAGAGTGAAGTGGCGGAGGTGCATACAATGAAGGGGACTGTAGGTTGGCAGAGTCTCCATGCCCTAGTGAGCATAGCACTCTCACATCGTGTATTTGTATTCACCACCCAAAAACTCTCTGAATCCCAATATTGATGCAGGTTTGAGGTttcaaagcaaagaagaactaaagagcctcttgatgaaagtgaaagaggagagtgaaaaagtcagctctGGGatatgttgatggacagggagtcctggtgtgctgcagtccatggggtcacaaagagtcagacatgactgagtgactgaactgagctgactgaactGAGGTTTCAAGAAATAGGCTTATTGATTGAGTCGttggccattggtgattgatCTCAATCTCAGTGACCTTCCCTCTCACCAGAGGTGCAGAAAATACAAAACCTTTCTTACCATGTTTGAGTATTTGTGTTGGGAACTCCTCGACTGTATGGTTCTCGAGCTGCATTCCAGAAATCATCCCCTGACCTACAAAGGAAAGTAAATTGCAAGAGTTTCAGGAGACCTGGTCCATGAAACAGGGAAAGAATCAAAAATGGACAAGAAAATGACAGTCAAAAAGGACAAGGGAAGGAGCCTGGAGACCTTAGTAACATTGTCTCAGGCTTGGTCCCACAGCCTACCACACAGGGGCTGTGTTTCCTGCTTTCCCTGGAGTTCTTCTCCACAGTGGCTCTGCATCTTTCAGTTAGTTttcataatagaaaaataatcataatttgataaataaatagttttaattgTCCAAAACAAGTAGATATAAAGTTTTTTTCAGATTAACACCTCATGGTGGAAAATGGACAAATCCGGTTATGAAATGGGAATAAGCTGTTTATATTCATGACTCATCATCATTCAAAGAACTCATGTAAAAAATTTCCCCTGTTCAGATGAGGAAGCTACAAATGACTTGCCCCACAACACAAGCATTTGGGTAGTGGGATCAGGACAAGATACTGTCATATCACACCCCATTGATACACTATTGATTCTGCTAGGAGcttgaaaatacagagaaaggaTGAGAGTTTCTGGGTGCAATGTCCTACTTTCACTACTCACCTCCCCAAGCCCCATGTAAGCCCTCAAATCATAAGGCAAGGTGAGTCTGGGGTTTTTCCTGACTGCAAAGATATGGTTTCTGCACCAATCACATCCAATTC
This genomic interval from Cervus canadensis isolate Bull #8, Minnesota chromosome 10, ASM1932006v1, whole genome shotgun sequence contains the following:
- the LOC122448936 gene encoding trophoblast Kunitz domain protein 1-like — its product is MNRLCLSAALLFLLVVLVDSTPVYEHHTQDQGLETNHRRAPEKRSIIDVIRNVIGGLVKGTKIIHGLGSGILKELADKISNGFKGQGMISGMQLENHTVEEFPTQILKHAASKPEFCLKPELKGPCKDQMTRYFYNAKTGYCEPFVYGGCEGNKNNFQTLSDCIVTCCLVTVSLCFIPLLTIIALFVGVECRISCIQFSESVMREVCNKEAP